A DNA window from Ipomoea triloba cultivar NCNSP0323 chromosome 10, ASM357664v1 contains the following coding sequences:
- the LOC116031469 gene encoding cytosolic sulfotransferase 17-like, whose protein sequence is MENSNISSEEEKWWGDKHLEQINGFWFMPFLIPRIHRVLAEFNPHPSDVILGSYPKTGTTWLKSLLYSIINRSSLDSLVKNNPHDLIPYLEVQVYGDQESSESSIHLSSEDTTRLFHTHIPYQLLGKTLESSGCRVVYVARNPKDTLNSLWHFANKWKMAEEAPWELEEAVEKFLRGIVPAGPYYEHVLGYRTASLMNPSKFFFITYEELKDDTKSHLKRLAEFLGCPFAEEDDKGVEEIVKCCSFEVLKNHEVNKSEDCPDWFPAPYNSFFRQAKVGDHTNYFSDRLSKV, encoded by the coding sequence ATGGAGAACAGCAATATCTCATCAGAAGAAGAGAAATGGTGGGGAGATAAACATTTAGAGCAGATCAATGGCTTCTGGTTCATGCCTTTTCTTATCCCCAGAATTCACCGAGTGCTAGCCGAGTTCAACCCACATCCCAGCGATGTAATCTTGGGTTCGTATCCTAAAACCGGCACCACATGGCTCAAATCTCTTCTTTACTCAATCATCAATCGCTCCTCCCTTGATTCTCTAGTCAAAAACAACCCCCACGACCTCATACCTTACCTAGAAGTTCAAGTCTATGGAGATCAAGAATCATCGGAATCATCAATTCACCTATCGTCAGAGGACACCACTAGACTTTTCCATACACATATTCCTTACCAACTGCTAGGCAAAACCTTGGAATCCTCGGGCTGTCGTGTGGTTTATGTTGCCAGGAACCCAAAGGACACCTTAAATTCTCTCTGGCATTTCGCCAATAAGTGGAAGATGGCCGAGGAAGCGCCATGGGAGTTGGAAGAAGCCGTGGAGAAATTTCTTCGTGGGATTGTGCCTGCCGGACCTTACTACGAGCATGTATTGGGGTACAGAACGGCTAGTTTGATGAATCCTAGTAAATTCTTCTTTATTACTTATGAAGAGTTAAAGGATGATACGAAAAGTCACCTTAAAAGATTGGCTGAGTTTTTAGGTTGTCCTTTTGCCGAGGAGGACGATAAGGGAGTGGAGGAGATAGTCAAGTGTTGTAGCTTTGAGGTTTTGAAGAATCATGAGGTGAACAAGTCGGAGGATTGTCCTGATTGGTTTCCAGCTCCTTATAATTCGTTTTTTAGACAAGCAAAAGTGGGTGACCATACAAATTACTTCAGTGATAGGCTATCAAAAGTATAG
- the LOC116031909 gene encoding cytosolic sulfotransferase 15-like — MENSNTISEEEKWWGDKHLEQINGFWFMPRYIPIIHRVLAEFNPRPSDVILSSFPKTGTTWLKSLLYSIINRSSLHSLVNNNPHDLVPCLEVQVYGDQESSDSPTHLSSEDTTTLFHTHIPYQLLGKTLESSGCRVVYVARNPKDTLNSFWHFANKWKMAEEAPWELEEAVEKFLRGTVPYGPYYEHVLGYRMASLKNPSKIFFITYEELKDDTKTHVKRLAEFLGCPFAEEDDKGVEEIVKCCSFEES; from the coding sequence ATGGAGAACAGCAATACTATCTCAGAAGAAGAGAAATGGTGGGGAGATAAACATTTAGAGCAGATCAATGGCTTCTGGTTCATGCCTCGTTATATCCCCATAATTCACCGAGTGCTAGCCGAGTTCAACCCACGTCCCAGCGACGTAATCTTGAGTTCCTTTCCCAAAACCGGCACCACATGGCTCAAATCTCTTCTTTACTCCATCATCAATCGCTCCTCTCTTCATTCTCTTGTCAACAACAACCCCCACGACCTCGTCCCTTGCCTAGAAGTTCAAGTCTATGGAGACCAAGAATCATCGGACTCACCAACTCACCTGTCGTCCGAGGATACCACTACACTTTTCCATACACATATTCCTTACCAACTGCTAGGCAAAACCTTGGAATCCTCTGGCTGTCGTGTGGTTTATGTTGCCAGGAACCCAAAGGACACCTTAAATTCTTTCTGGCATTTCGCCAATAAGTGGAAGATGGCCGAGGAAGCGCCATGGGAGTTGGAAGAAGCCGTGGAGAAATTTCTTCGTGGGACTGTCCCTTATGGACCTTACTACGAGCATGTGTTGGGGTACAGAATGGCTAGTTTGAAGAATCCTAGTAAAATCTTCTTTATTACTTATGAAGAGTTAAAGGATGATACGAAAACTCACGTTAAAAGATTGGCTGAGTTTTTAGGTTGTCCTTTTGCTGAGGAGGACGATAAGGGAGTAGAGGAGATAGTCAAGTGCTGTAGTTTTGAGGAATCATGA
- the LOC116032041 gene encoding cytosolic sulfotransferase 17-like, whose product MENSNINSEEEKWWGDKHLELINGFWFMPFFIPGVHRVLAEFNPRPSDVILSSFPKTGTTWLKSLLYSIINRSSLDSLVNNNPHNLVPYLEVQVYGDHHQESSESSTHLSSEDTTRLFSTHIPYQLLGKTLESSGCRVVYVARNPKDTLNSLWHFVNKWKMGEEAPWELEDAVEKFLRGTVPYGPYYEHVFGYRMASLKNPSKFFFITYEELKDDTKSHLKRLAEFLGCPFAEEDDKEVEEIVKCCSIEVLKNHEVNKSEDCLDWFPTPYNSFFRQAKVGDHTNYFSDEAIKRIDAFTEEKFHKSGFVYGI is encoded by the coding sequence ATGGAGAACAGCAATATTAACTCAGAAGAAGAGAAATGGTGGGGAGACAAACATTTAGAGCTGATCAATGGCTTCTGGTTCATGCCTTTTTTTATCCCCGGAGTTCACCGAGTGCTCGCCGAGTTCAACCCACGTCCCAGCGACGTAATCTTGAGTTCATTTCCTAAAACCGGCACCACATGGCTCAAATCTCTTCTTTACTCCATCATCAATCGCTCCTCTCTTGATTCTCTGGTCAACAACAACCCCCACAACCTCGTACCTTATCTAGAAGTTCAAGTCTACGGAGATCATCATCAAGAATCATCGGAATCATCAACTCACCTGTCGTCCGAGGATACCACTAGACTTTTCAGTACCCATATCCCTTACCAACTGCTTGGCAAAACCTTGGAATCCTCGGGCTGTCGTGTGGTTTATGTTGCCAGGAACCCAAAGGACACCTTAAATTCTCTCTGGCATTTCGTCAATAAGTGGAAGATGGGCGAGGAAGCGCCATGGGAGTTGGAAGACGCCGTGGAGAAATTTCTTCGTGGGACTGTCCCTTACGGACCTTACTACGAGCATGTATTCGGGTACAGAATGGCAAGTTTGAAGAATCCTAGTAAATTCTTCTTTATTACATATGAAGAGTTAAAGGATGATACGAAAAGTCACCTTAAAAGATTGGCTGAGTTTTTAGGTTGCCCTTTTGCCGAGGAGGACGATAAGGAAGTGGAGGAGATAGTTAAATGCTGTAGCATTGAGGTTTTGAAGAATCATGAGGTGAACAAGTCTGAGGATTGTCTTGATTGGTTTCCAACTCcttataattcattttttagacAAGCAAAGGTGGGTGACCATACAAATTACTTCAGTGATGAGGCTATCAAAAGAATTGATGCATTTACTGAGGAGAAGTTTCACAAATCTGGATTTGTTTATGGGATTTAG